The DNA region CACGCGCAATCAGCACCGCCTCTTCTTCGGGCAGGTCCAAGAGGCTACGGCCGTGCTCGGCCGCAAGGGCCTGGCCCGCCGGGATCAGATATTCACCGGGATAGAAGCCCGGTGGGATCTCGATCGTCTCGCCGAGCGCTTCGCGATAGCGCAACATGGCGGAGCGGCCCAGAATGATGGTCTGCCCGCCAGTGTCGTTGATGTAGTACTCGCGGGTGACATCATAGCCCGACCACGCCATCAGCGAGGCCAAGGTGTCGCCAAACACTGCACCGCGCGTGTGGCCGACATGCATGGGTCCGGTGGGATTGGCAGAGACATACTCCACGTTCACCCGCTGACCCTGGCCGAGCGTCGAGCGGCCGAAATCGTCGCCGAGTTCGGCAATGGAGCGCAACACCTGATGCCAGACAGGCGCAGACAGGCGGAAATTGATGAAGCCCGGTCCGGCAACCTCGACGCCGATCACATCGGCATCGGACTTGAACTGCTCGGCCAGTGCGCTGGCCACCTCGCGCGGATTTTTGCCGAGCGGCTTGGCAGTCACCATTGCGGCATTCGTCGACAAGTCGCCATGCGCGGGATCACGTGGGGGCTCAACAACGATACGCGCGAGCAGATCCGCGCTGATCTCGGGGTAAAGAGCCTGCATGGCAGTAGAAATGCGCGCGGCAAAAAGGGCGAAAACGTCCATGACTGACCTGAGAATTGAAGTGGCGCCGGGGTTAACGGAATTCCGGTCGAGCGTCAAACAACCGCGCATACTCGTCGAGGGCGTAGGGGTCGGTCATGCCGGCGATGAAATCGCCAATCACCTCCGCACGTGCAGCCTCCGATGGTGCTGCCGTCGCGGATGCGCCCCAGCGCCCCGGCATGTCCGAGGTGCGCAAATAGCGCGCGAAGAGATCGGAAACTACTCGCTCACTCTGATGCACCGGGGCCATGACGCTGGGGTGACGGTAAACACGCTCGAAGAGAAAGCGCTTGAGCCCTCGCTCGGCTCGTGCGGTATCTGCTGAAAACGCGACCAGGGTGCGCCCTGCTCTCCGCACTTCTTCGGGGCTTTCGACGCCGGCGCCCTCGAGGTTGTCCGAAGTGGTACGGATCACGTCTTCGATCGACCGCGTGATCAAACGCCGCTGAACTTCATGGGCCTGGCGCTTGGGCGCGATGGCGGGGTAGCGGGTGAGGACCTCCTGCACGATCGGGCCGACCAGCGGTACCTCGCGGAGGTCATCCAAGACAATCAGCCCTGCACGCAGGGCATCATCAATGTCGTGCGCGTTGTAAGCCACGTCATCGGCGATGGCAGCGATTTGCGCTTCCAGCGAGGCATGGGTCTCTGGTCGCAAGCCGGCAACGGCGGGGATTTGGTCAAGCGCTTCAACGGCGGCGCCGTCGCCGGTCAGGGGGCCGTTGTGCTTGAGGATGCCCTCCAGCGTTTCCCAGGTGAGATTGAGGCCGTCGTGCTCGGCGTAGCGGTTCTCCAGCCGAGTAACGATCCGGATGGCCTGCATGTTATGGTCAAACCCGCCAAAGGGGGACATGGCCGCATGCAGAGCCCGCTCACCGGCGTGTCCAAACGGGGTGTGGCCAAGGTCATGAGAAAGCGCCACCGCTTCGGCGAGGTCTTCGTTGAGCCGAAGGGCGCGCGCCATGGACCGCGCCATCTGGCTCACCTCCAACGTGTGGGTCAGCCGATTGCGGAAGTGGCGCCCCTCATGGTGGAGGAACACCTGCGTCTTGTGCTGTAGCCGCCGAAAGGCCGTGGAATGAATGATGCGGTCGCGGTCCCGCTGGAATTCGGAACGGGTGGGACTGGGTCCGGTGGAATAGAGCCGCCCCAGCGTTTCCTCGGGCCGGCTGGCATAGGGAGCGAGGTCGCTCGTCGGTGATGTCATAGGCCCTTCCATTAGTCGCCATTCGTTCCTATTTTAGCTGACCGTTATGTCATTACGGCTGGACTAAGATGACCGAAACCGCCCTCGCCTCTCCTGACGTCGTGCTGACCGATCGCGCTGCCAAGCGCGTTTCAAGAATTCTGTCGAAGGAACCTGCAGGTACGGTGCTTCGCGTATCGGTGGCAGGCGGCGGTTGCTCGGGGTTTCAGTACGAATACAATCTCGTACAGGAAACACCTGGTGAAGACGACATCGTGCTGCAAAAAGGCGATGCCGTCGTGCTGATCGATTCTATGAGCCTTGAGTTCATGGGAGGCGCGGAGATCGACTTCGTCGATGACTTGATCGGGCAATCTTTCCAGATCAGGAATCCGAACGCGGTCGCTTCATGCGGCTGCGGAACCAGCTTCGCCGTCTAAGCCATTTTGCATTGTTGAATCGGCTGCAACCCGGCACAAGGGAAGCTGGGGGATTTGACCATGGCCAACATGCAGGCGACCGACAGCACCATTGACGAAGCCATTGCGAGCGGCAAGCTTGTGGGAACGGTGGTGATGGTGGCGAAAGATGGTGAGACCATCTACGCCCGCAAAGCGGGATTGGCCGACCGCGAGGCGCAGAAGCCGGTAGAGCTCGACACGGTTTTCCGTGCGGCATCCCTAACCAAGCCCATCGTGGCCGCCACTATTCTGGCCATGGCAGATCACGGGCTCTTGCGCATCGATGAACCGGTGCGGCGCTACCTGCCGTATTTCCGACCCAGGATGGCTGATGGCACCGAGCCGGTCATCACGCTTCATCATCTTCTGACCCATACCGCCGGGCTCACCTATGACTATTCACGCGATCCCCGCATCAGCGGCGGTTTGACGAATTCGGATATGGCACTGGACGAGGTGCTGCGCCTGATAGCCGAGCAGCCACTGGCTTATCCGCCGGGAACCTCGTGGCAATATTCCGTGGCAATCGACGTTCTTGGCGGCGTTGTGGCAGCGGTCAATGGTGGGCAGTTGAGCGACGCCGTGGCTCATTATGTCACCGGTCCGCTGGCGATGCCCGATACAGTCTTCAGCCTTTCCGAGTCCTCTCGCCTGGCGACACCTTATGCTGACGGTGAAGATGAGCCGGCTCGCATGAGGGATCCACACGCTGCCAACAATCCTTGGGGTGGCGTCACCAGTTTTTCGCCCAGTCGGATTTTCAATTCGACAGCTTTTCAGTCTGGCGGAGCGGGCATGGCTACTACCGCGGCGGACTTCCTCCGCTTTCTCGAAGCGATGCTTCATGGAGGTGGACCCGTTCTCGCCCCGGCAACCGCCGCTAACGCCCTCCGTAACCAGATGGGCTATGAGCGCGAGCCTGGGCAGGCTTTCAGCTTCCTGGGCAGCTATACAGTCGACCCGGAGAAAGCGGGGCACCCCTGGGCCGCGGGCACCAACAATTGGGGTGGGATCTACGGCCACGTCTGGTCCATTGACCCGACCAATCGGATCTCCATGGTTTCGCTGAGCAACACCGCATTCTATGGTGGCGAACTGGATTATCCGCGCGCCCTGCGCCGCGCCGTTTACACCGATCTCGTCTGAGGAATACGCCATGGGCCTGCGCATCGCCACCTGGAACATCAATGGCATCAAGGCCCGGCTGGAACTGCTGTTGCGCTGGCTCGAGGAGGAAAAGCCCGACATCGTTTGTCTTCAGGAGATCAAGACGGTCGACGAGGGCTTCCCGCGCGCCGAGATCGAGGCGCTGGGTTACAATGTCGAGACGCATGGCCAAAAGAGCTGGAACGGCGTTGCCATTCTGTCTTTGGTGCCGTTCGACGAGGTCAATCGTGGCCTGCCTGGCGACGATAGCGACGAACAGGCTCGACTAATTGAAGCGGTGTTTTCAGTAGAGGCCGGCGCGATCCGCGTTTGCAACATCTACCTGCCGAATGGCAATCCGGTCGACAGCGAGAAATTTCCGTACAAGCTGGCCTGGATGGACCGACTGCTCGACTATGTCGAGACGCGGCTTACCTTTGAGGAGCCCTTCGTGCTGCTGGGAGATTTCAACCTCATTCCGGCACCTCTCGATGCCCACAACCCCGAGGGGTGGTGGGGCGATGCGCTCTATCGTCCCGAGAGCATGGAGCGGTTTCGCAAGCTGGTGAACCTGGGCATGACCGACGCCCTGCGCGCCACCACATCGGAGGTGGCCTATACGTTTTGGGATTTCCAGGCCGGTGCATGGCGACGCAATCTGGGGATCCGCATCGACCACCTGATGTTATCGCCGCAGGCCGCAGACCGGCTGGAGAGCGTTGTGGTCCACAAGGACGTGCGGGGCTGGGAGAAGCCCAGCGACCACGTCCCCGTGGAGGGGCAGTTCACGTTCTAGAAGGACGCGAACTGCGGTGCTACACTCGTGGCCAGGCTGCTTGCCTCGAGCCGCTGCTCGGGGGTTGCGATGGACATGGCCTGATTGAGCAGGTCACTAACGTAGGCCGCGTCGGCCGTGCCGATGCAGCGCTGCTGGCCCAGAGTCAGCCACATCAAGCCTTCGACCGGCTGTGCTTCGAAACCGGGAACTCCGTTGAACAACATGTCGCCAAGGCGCGCTTGAGCAAGGCAATGACCCTTGCGGGCGGCAAGTGAGAACCAGCGAGCGCTCTGCAGCGGGCTGACGCCCAATTCGCCCTCTTCGGCATAAAGTAGCCCAACCCGATACTGCGCATCGGCATCACCGAAATAAGTGGCGGCGTGCAGCAGCAGAGCGTGCGAGCGTTCCGCGTCAGCGGGGATGCCCGCATCGGGCAAACCCTTGCGGTAGTAGTCGCCCATCTTGACGAAGGACTGCGCGACGATATCGGACTCAAGCCCCTTGGGTGCCGCATCGGCGTGGAGGTTGGCAATCTGCGAGAAGTAGCCGAACGCCCGGACCGGATCCTTGGCCACGCCTTCGCCATTCTCGTACATGGTGCCCAGCTGGTACATGGCCATGGGCTGTCCTGCGGCGGCAGCACCTTCAAGCGCCGCCAGCAGATCGTCACCCGATACGCCGCCCCCTGCCCCATCCAGCATATTAGCCATGCCAAGGGCCGCGTCGGCTGCAGTTTGGGCGTGAACCGGCAGCGCTGTCGCGGCAAACGCGAACATGGCTGCCATAGCCACGGAAATCAGGGAATGGTCCCCAACTGACCGCATGATACTCCTTTTGCCCGTGCAAATGCGGGCTAACGTCAACCCACCGCCGCACCTCGGCACGAACTGGCCGGAAGCAGAAGCAGGATCATTGAAACAGTCTCGCTCGCGTGACGCGGCGGAGAAAGACTGCGTTAACACTTGGGTAAACTTTGTTTGTGTCGGCATTTGAGCGGAAGCGAGATCAATTCTGCTCCAAATCAGACCGCCACGTGTACTCGTGCGTGCTGGTAGTGCCTGCATCGTCCGAGCCATCTTCAGTTCACCTCCACGCCGATGACCGCCCTTCACCAAGGAAGGCGGTTACGAGCGGCACTGGGGGGAATAAAGCGTAGGCGGGCGCAATCTCGCCCACCCACACAGGTCATCCGCCCCGATGCCTATGCCGATCCGTTTAGGCGCAGATTGTGGCGGGAAACATCGCCAAAATGTTTCCGGCGGGCGTTCGCAAAGTGAATCGCGAACGCTGTTGCTGAATCAGCACATAGAGGCGGAACAGCCGCTCTAGCGGAGCCGCTCCAAGGCCTCCGCGATGCGCGTGCGGCGTTCAAGAGCGGCCTCGCGCCGGGTCTTCTGCTCCTCGATCACCTCTTCTGGCGCCTTGGCGACGAACTGCTCGTTGCCGAGCTTCTTGTCGATCTGGCCGACTTCAGCGTCGAGCTTGCCAACTTCCTTTTCAAGACGGGCGCGCTCTGTTGGAATGTCGATAAAGTCGGCAAGCGGCAGGGCCCAAGTCGCTTCGCCGACCACGAACTGCGCCGACTCGCCGGGGATGTCCTTGCCCGGCGTGATGCTGTCGAGCCGGGCCAGGCGCGTGATGAGCGAGGTCCCTGCCACCAGACGTGCTAGGGTGCGTTCTTGCGCGCCAACGACGACCAGAGGCAGCTTGGCGCTGGCGGGAACATTCATCTCCGCGCGAATGGAGCGGACGCTGGTGATCACCTCGATCAGCCAGTTGAGTTCGGCATCCGCCTCCGCATCCTCGAGCCCGTCGAGCTTTGGCCATTCAGCCAGGATCAACATGCTGTTGCGGGCAGGCCCGAACTTACCCGTTTCCGCCCACAGCTCTTCGGTGACGAAGGGCATGAAGGGGTGGAGAATGGCCAGGATCTGGTCGAGTGCCCAAGCCGCGGTGGCGCGGGTTTCGGCCTTGGCGACCTCATCCTCGCCCATAAAGACGGGCTTGGCGAATTCCACATACCAGTCGCAGAACGTGCCCCAGACGAAGTCATAGGCGGCGTTGGCGGCTTCGTTGAACTTGTAGTCCTCGATCCCCCGCGTCACCGCTGCGGCGCCGCGCGCCGTCGCGCCGACGATCCAGCGATTGAGCGGCAGCTTGTTGTTCTTTGGGTCGAAACCTTCGACCCGACGACACTCATTCATTTCGAGGAACCGCGCCGCGTTCCAGAGCTTGGTGACGAAGTTCCGGTAACCCTCAACACGGTTGATGGAGAGACGGATATCGCGGCCCTGCGCCGCCATGGCAGCGAGGGTGAAGCGTGTCGCGTCAGCGCCGTACTGATCGATGAGCTGGAGCGGGTCGATGACGTTGCCCTTGGTCTTGCTCATCTTCTGGCCCTTTTCGTCGCGGACCAGGGCATGCATGTAGACGGTGTGGAACGGCTCCTCTTCGAGGAACTCAAGGCCCATCATCATCATGCGGGCAACCCAGAAGAAGATGATGTCGAAGCCTGTCACCAGAACGCTGGTTGGATAATAGCGCTGGAGCTCGGCGGCTTTATCCGGCCAACCCAAGGTGGAGAACGGCCAGAGCGCCGAGGAAAACCATGTGTCGAGCACATCCTCGTCGCGCTTCAATTCCACTGTCTCGCCATAGTGCGCGTCGGCGAGCGCCTGCGCCTCGGCTTCATTGGCGGCGACGAAAGCTTCGTTGTCCGGACCATACCAAGCCGGAATGCGGTGGCCCCACCAGAGCTGGCGGGAAATACACCAAGGCTTGATGTTCTCGAGCCACGCAAAATAGGTGTTCTCGTACTGTTGCGGCACGAACTTCGTGCGACCCTCCCGCACGGCAGCCAGGGCTGGCTGAGCCAGCACGTCGGCCCTCACCCACCACTGGTCCGTCAAGAAGGGCTCGATAACAACGAGCTTGGACTTTTCATCGTGGGGGACCATGATCTTCTTGTCTTCGATATGGTCGAGTCCGCGCGCAGGGTTGTCCTCGGCCAGTGCCGTGAGGTCGGCAATGATGGCCTTGCGCGCCGCGAAGCGGTCCAAACCCCGATAGGGGGCAGGCACGAAGTCTGCATCGATGATCTCGCCCCTGGTGGTGAGAACATTGATCTGTTCGAGCTTGTTGCGAACACCCACCTCGAAGTCGTTGAAATCATGCGCGGGCGTGATCTTCACAGCGCCGGTGCCGAGGGCTGGATCGGCATATTCGTCGGCCACGATTGGAATGCGACGGCCAACCAGCGGCAGTTCCACGAACTTACCGACAAGATCCTTGTAGCGTTCGTCTTCCGGATGCACGGCCACGCCGGAGTCGCCGAGCATCGTTTCGGGGCGCGTGGTCGCTACAATGATGTAGTCGCGCGTTTCCCACTCGGTGGGCTTTCCATCTTCGTCGTGTGCAATCGGGAACTGGTAGGTGACGCCATCGGCTAGCGGGTAGCGCAGGTGCCACATATGACCCTTGACCTCGATGTTCTCGACCTCGAGGTCGGAAATTGCGGTTTCCAGGCCGGGGTGCCAGTTCACGAGGCGTTTGGCGCGATAGATTAAACCGCGCTTGTGTAGCTCAACGAAAACCTTGGTGACCGCACGAACCATCTGGTCATCGGCGTCGCCATGGTCACCCATGGTGAAGCGTTCGCGCGAGAAATCAGCGGAGGCACCCAGCCGCTTGAGCTGGTTCATGATCGTGCCGCCGCTCTCGTCTTTCCACTCCCAGACCCGGCGGACGAACTCCTC from Devosia sp. RR2S18 includes:
- a CDS encoding HesB/IscA family protein, which produces MTETALASPDVVLTDRAAKRVSRILSKEPAGTVLRVSVAGGGCSGFQYEYNLVQETPGEDDIVLQKGDAVVLIDSMSLEFMGGAEIDFVDDLIGQSFQIRNPNAVASCGCGTSFAV
- a CDS encoding serine hydrolase domain-containing protein, yielding MANMQATDSTIDEAIASGKLVGTVVMVAKDGETIYARKAGLADREAQKPVELDTVFRAASLTKPIVAATILAMADHGLLRIDEPVRRYLPYFRPRMADGTEPVITLHHLLTHTAGLTYDYSRDPRISGGLTNSDMALDEVLRLIAEQPLAYPPGTSWQYSVAIDVLGGVVAAVNGGQLSDAVAHYVTGPLAMPDTVFSLSESSRLATPYADGEDEPARMRDPHAANNPWGGVTSFSPSRIFNSTAFQSGGAGMATTAADFLRFLEAMLHGGGPVLAPATAANALRNQMGYEREPGQAFSFLGSYTVDPEKAGHPWAAGTNNWGGIYGHVWSIDPTNRISMVSLSNTAFYGGELDYPRALRRAVYTDLV
- a CDS encoding deoxyguanosinetriphosphate triphosphohydrolase; translated protein: MTSPTSDLAPYASRPEETLGRLYSTGPSPTRSEFQRDRDRIIHSTAFRRLQHKTQVFLHHEGRHFRNRLTHTLEVSQMARSMARALRLNEDLAEAVALSHDLGHTPFGHAGERALHAAMSPFGGFDHNMQAIRIVTRLENRYAEHDGLNLTWETLEGILKHNGPLTGDGAAVEALDQIPAVAGLRPETHASLEAQIAAIADDVAYNAHDIDDALRAGLIVLDDLREVPLVGPIVQEVLTRYPAIAPKRQAHEVQRRLITRSIEDVIRTTSDNLEGAGVESPEEVRRAGRTLVAFSADTARAERGLKRFLFERVYRHPSVMAPVHQSERVVSDLFARYLRTSDMPGRWGASATAAPSEAARAEVIGDFIAGMTDPYALDEYARLFDARPEFR
- the xth gene encoding exodeoxyribonuclease III, translated to MRIATWNINGIKARLELLLRWLEEEKPDIVCLQEIKTVDEGFPRAEIEALGYNVETHGQKSWNGVAILSLVPFDEVNRGLPGDDSDEQARLIEAVFSVEAGAIRVCNIYLPNGNPVDSEKFPYKLAWMDRLLDYVETRLTFEEPFVLLGDFNLIPAPLDAHNPEGWWGDALYRPESMERFRKLVNLGMTDALRATTSEVAYTFWDFQAGAWRRNLGIRIDHLMLSPQAADRLESVVVHKDVRGWEKPSDHVPVEGQFTF
- a CDS encoding valine--tRNA ligase, whose protein sequence is MLEKTYEPGAVEGRIFADWQKADAFAAGAGAEPGAEPFTIVIPPPNVTGSLHIGHALNNTIQDILVRFNRMLKKDVLWQPGMDHAGIATQMIVERRLMEQQQPSRRDLGREEFVRRVWEWKDESGGTIMNQLKRLGASADFSRERFTMGDHGDADDQMVRAVTKVFVELHKRGLIYRAKRLVNWHPGLETAISDLEVENIEVKGHMWHLRYPLADGVTYQFPIAHDEDGKPTEWETRDYIIVATTRPETMLGDSGVAVHPEDERYKDLVGKFVELPLVGRRIPIVADEYADPALGTGAVKITPAHDFNDFEVGVRNKLEQINVLTTRGEIIDADFVPAPYRGLDRFAARKAIIADLTALAEDNPARGLDHIEDKKIMVPHDEKSKLVVIEPFLTDQWWVRADVLAQPALAAVREGRTKFVPQQYENTYFAWLENIKPWCISRQLWWGHRIPAWYGPDNEAFVAANEAEAQALADAHYGETVELKRDEDVLDTWFSSALWPFSTLGWPDKAAELQRYYPTSVLVTGFDIIFFWVARMMMMGLEFLEEEPFHTVYMHALVRDEKGQKMSKTKGNVIDPLQLIDQYGADATRFTLAAMAAQGRDIRLSINRVEGYRNFVTKLWNAARFLEMNECRRVEGFDPKNNKLPLNRWIVGATARGAAAVTRGIEDYKFNEAANAAYDFVWGTFCDWYVEFAKPVFMGEDEVAKAETRATAAWALDQILAILHPFMPFVTEELWAETGKFGPARNSMLILAEWPKLDGLEDAEADAELNWLIEVITSVRSIRAEMNVPASAKLPLVVVGAQERTLARLVAGTSLITRLARLDSITPGKDIPGESAQFVVGEATWALPLADFIDIPTERARLEKEVGKLDAEVGQIDKKLGNEQFVAKAPEEVIEEQKTRREAALERRTRIAEALERLR
- a CDS encoding tetratricopeptide repeat protein → MRSVGDHSLISVAMAAMFAFAATALPVHAQTAADAALGMANMLDGAGGGVSGDDLLAALEGAAAAGQPMAMYQLGTMYENGEGVAKDPVRAFGYFSQIANLHADAAPKGLESDIVAQSFVKMGDYYRKGLPDAGIPADAERSHALLLHAATYFGDADAQYRVGLLYAEEGELGVSPLQSARWFSLAARKGHCLAQARLGDMLFNGVPGFEAQPVEGLMWLTLGQQRCIGTADAAYVSDLLNQAMSIATPEQRLEASSLATSVAPQFASF